Proteins encoded by one window of bacterium:
- a CDS encoding NADH-quinone oxidoreductase subunit H, protein MLQQIFIIALYATAISAFIGGFAAFGGLAERKIIGRIHSRYGPTMTGPYGLLQTVADALKFIAKKPLIPRLADRALFIVIPILMVALPFTIFVVLPWGNTPVWSFKYDLLFIISLLAINPILILLGAWAGNSKYATLGGLRAVSQILAYEGVLFVSLLPLVYVSGSFSIVDIVKYQQAHTWLLVLQPISFFLFLVALVAISERQPFDLPEAESELVQGWMTEYGGVFFAMILLAQYVTLWVGAVSLAALFFGGWGDMFGVPGFIIKIILGVLIFIYFRATYFRLRIDQLLAFTWKWLIPIGILNLLLVVFIF, encoded by the coding sequence ATGTTGCAACAAATTTTTATCATCGCCCTCTATGCCACTGCAATTTCCGCGTTCATCGGAGGATTTGCCGCATTTGGGGGCCTTGCAGAACGCAAAATCATCGGACGCATCCATTCGCGTTATGGACCGACCATGACCGGACCCTATGGCCTTTTGCAGACCGTGGCAGATGCGCTCAAGTTCATTGCCAAGAAACCCCTTATCCCGCGGCTTGCGGATAGAGCGTTATTCATTGTCATCCCTATTCTCATGGTCGCCCTGCCCTTCACCATTTTTGTCGTACTGCCCTGGGGCAATACGCCCGTGTGGTCTTTCAAATACGATCTGCTTTTTATCATCTCGCTTCTTGCCATAAACCCCATCCTCATTTTGCTGGGTGCATGGGCAGGAAATAGCAAATATGCAACGCTCGGGGGACTGCGCGCCGTTTCCCAGATCCTTGCTTATGAAGGCGTACTCTTTGTATCACTTTTGCCTCTCGTGTATGTTTCCGGTTCTTTTTCTATCGTCGATATCGTAAAATATCAGCAGGCGCATACCTGGTTGCTCGTTCTCCAGCCCATCTCGTTCTTTCTTTTTCTTGTAGCACTCGTTGCCATATCCGAGCGCCAGCCCTTTGACCTTCCCGAAGCGGAATCCGAGCTTGTGCAGGGATGGATGACCGAATATGGTGGCGTATTTTTTGCGATGATACTGCTGGCGCAATATGTTACCTTGTGGGTAGGAGCGGTATCACTTGCGGCATTATTCTTTGGCGGCTGGGGAGACATGTTCGGAGTTCCAGGGTTTATCATAAAAATCATTCTCGGAGTCCTTATATTCATCTACTTCCGCGCAACGTATTTCCGTCTGCGCATCGATCAACTGCTCGCCTTTACCTGGAAATGGCTTATTCCGATTGGGATTTTAAATTTATTACTAGTCGTGTTTATTTTTTGA
- a CDS encoding cytochrome b N-terminal domain-containing protein: MLTIQKIKSELQQTGTVLGGLLMVLLLLLIVSGIVLSLFYSAQPEETYQSMITIMGNPITAFVRNFHAWASDIFLFTLFLHMTRVALTKPSGKARRYAWWIGVGMLIMVSAEMLIGTFMRGDQEALEAYSHFFIGTTGIVASYMPYTEFVTDFFSQHNALFRFFVLHAVLLPFGIISLIVLHGLFAPTFRALIAPWKKVTDAAIRGQLAPQPGFFSSPSVRKILWLVGVACVAIVALSILLPAPLLSSPYAGLEVTKPPWWLLWVVAIENVWGLTPIVIAPPVLFLIFILIPLFTKDRAGADWGVYIYLIAIAIVISLSFWATLAPQVAHTEHFIEQQEQVAH, encoded by the coding sequence ATGCTCACTATCCAAAAAATAAAATCTGAGCTTCAACAGACCGGCACAGTGCTTGGCGGTTTGCTTATGGTGCTGCTTCTGCTCCTGATAGTATCGGGTATTGTGCTCTCTCTTTTTTACAGCGCCCAGCCCGAAGAGACATATCAAAGCATGATTACTATCATGGGGAACCCCATTACGGCATTCGTTCGAAATTTCCATGCCTGGGCTTCAGATATTTTTCTGTTCACCCTTTTCCTCCATATGACGCGTGTGGCGCTCACCAAACCATCCGGCAAAGCCAGGAGATATGCTTGGTGGATAGGCGTGGGGATGCTCATCATGGTTAGCGCAGAGATGCTCATCGGCACCTTTATGCGCGGAGACCAGGAGGCGCTGGAAGCCTACTCGCACTTTTTCATAGGCACTACGGGCATTGTGGCTAGCTACATGCCCTATACGGAGTTCGTCACCGATTTTTTCTCCCAACATAATGCGCTTTTCAGATTCTTTGTGTTGCATGCCGTTTTACTGCCCTTCGGTATTATTTCTCTTATCGTGTTGCATGGCCTTTTTGCGCCGACGTTCCGGGCGCTTATAGCTCCGTGGAAGAAAGTGACGGATGCCGCAATCCGCGGACAACTCGCGCCCCAACCCGGATTTTTTTCCTCTCCGTCGGTGCGGAAAATTTTATGGCTTGTGGGCGTTGCATGCGTGGCCATTGTAGCACTTTCCATTCTGCTTCCCGCTCCCCTGCTCTCCTCTCCTTATGCGGGCCTCGAGGTTACAAAACCGCCATGGTGGCTGTTATGGGTTGTGGCGATCGAGAATGTCTGGGGGCTTACGCCTATTGTGATCGCGCCACCGGTGCTTTTTCTCATCTTCATTCTCATTCCGCTTTTTACCAAAGACCGCGCCGGAGCTGATTGGGGCGTATATATTTATCTTATCGCTATCGCAATAGTTATCTCGCTCTCTTTCTGGGCGACGCTTGCGCCACAGGTTGCGCATACGGAGCATTTTATCGAACAGCAGGAACAAGTGGCGCATTGA
- a CDS encoding FAD-dependent oxidoreductase: MQNFKYVIVGGGVAGTTAAETLRSLDPQASIALVGDEPYIFYSRIALSKENYMLKKLTEDSVWLKKESFYTDKNIAYSKGVTALGLDAVKKEVSLSNGEALQYEKLLLALGGTPRKWTIPGSDKKGIYYLRTLDDARGIMAEFETLKEGLLIGGGFITFELCDIMIKRNMKPTVMLREPYYWQILLDEPSGRLIEDVLKKSGVEILYEEEVTEVLGGERVESVKTNKGRELKTGFISVGIGVVDRLAPFKASGLKGERAIETNEYMETSLPDVWAAGDCAAYFDVILGERVQLGNWANAMMHGRCAAMNMTGKKTVFKTLSAYTTQGLGLSICFVGNVRVTPDKEVIERGSRASGKISRFIIKNNRIVGATQFNMTPELPWVSKFITDQRDISSLREKLADPSVDLRSLATASPA; encoded by the coding sequence ATGCAAAATTTTAAGTACGTGATAGTCGGCGGAGGCGTTGCGGGTACCACCGCGGCAGAGACGTTAAGAAGTCTTGATCCGCAAGCATCCATTGCGCTCGTGGGAGACGAGCCGTATATTTTTTATTCCCGCATCGCGCTCTCCAAGGAGAATTACATGCTGAAGAAGCTTACGGAAGATTCGGTATGGCTAAAGAAAGAATCTTTTTATACGGATAAAAACATCGCATATTCCAAGGGGGTAACTGCGCTGGGGCTCGATGCTGTAAAAAAGGAAGTTTCCCTCTCGAACGGAGAGGCGTTGCAGTATGAAAAGCTTCTCTTGGCTCTGGGCGGTACGCCGCGCAAATGGACCATACCCGGAAGCGACAAAAAAGGAATTTATTATCTTCGCACGCTGGATGATGCTCGGGGCATTATGGCGGAATTTGAAACGCTCAAGGAGGGGCTTCTTATCGGCGGAGGGTTCATTACGTTTGAGCTTTGCGACATCATGATAAAGCGCAATATGAAGCCAACGGTAATGCTTCGCGAACCCTACTATTGGCAGATCTTGTTGGATGAACCGTCCGGCCGTTTAATAGAAGACGTGCTAAAAAAAAGCGGCGTTGAGATTTTATATGAAGAGGAAGTTACGGAAGTGCTGGGCGGAGAACGGGTCGAGTCGGTCAAAACAAACAAGGGAAGGGAATTGAAAACCGGTTTCATCTCTGTCGGCATTGGCGTTGTGGACCGCCTGGCGCCATTCAAAGCCTCCGGTCTAAAAGGAGAGAGGGCTATCGAGACCAACGAATACATGGAAACGTCCTTACCCGATGTTTGGGCGGCAGGAGACTGTGCGGCATATTTTGATGTGATACTGGGCGAGCGAGTACAGCTTGGAAATTGGGCAAACGCCATGATGCACGGAAGATGCGCCGCTATGAACATGACGGGCAAAAAAACGGTATTTAAGACGCTCTCCGCATACACTACGCAGGGATTGGGACTCTCCATTTGTTTTGTCGGCAATGTGCGCGTAACGCCCGACAAGGAAGTGATTGAGCGCGGCTCTAGAGCCTCTGGAAAAATCTCTCGCTTCATCATTAAGAACAACCGCATTGTCGGGGCAACGCAATTCAACATGACCCCAGAACTTCCGTGGGTGTCAAAATTCATCACCGACCAGCGTGACATTTCATCCCTGCGCGAAAAACTTGCGGACCCTTCCGTTGATCTACGAAGTCTGGCAACCGCTTCGCCCGCATAG
- a CDS encoding NADH-quinone oxidoreductase subunit D (Catalyzes the transfer of electrons from NADH to quinone) produces EGDCWARTKVRIEEMRQSASIIRQLLAKLPEGDIVAGPFLEDRTGNQMLKAYTLRLPAGECFARQELPRGEGAIYMISDGGMKPYRFRMRSPAFCNLSLITHLIKNVKIADMIAILGSIDLVYGEIDR; encoded by the coding sequence GAGGGAGACTGCTGGGCGCGTACAAAAGTGCGCATTGAAGAAATGCGCCAGAGCGCAAGTATCATCCGTCAGCTGCTCGCAAAACTTCCCGAAGGAGATATCGTTGCGGGTCCTTTTCTTGAAGATAGGACGGGAAACCAAATGCTAAAGGCCTACACCCTGCGCCTTCCGGCAGGGGAGTGCTTTGCGCGGCAAGAGTTACCGCGAGGCGAAGGAGCTATTTATATGATATCCGATGGGGGCATGAAGCCGTATCGCTTTCGCATGCGAAGCCCCGCGTTCTGCAACCTCTCTCTTATTACACATCTTATTAAGAACGTGAAAATAGCCGATATGATAGCGATTCTTGGAAGTATAGACCTCGTATACGGAGAGATAGACCGCTAA
- a CDS encoding alpha/beta fold hydrolase has translation MSELSLKTIDDTTIFGDWHQVPGSSKAALLLHQRGRDHAMWKDFCGTLEKKGWNTLAIDLRGHGKSGGFGKKKDLKFDQFEDYHTMYYDITAAMDFLKRETPNGKFVVVGSSIGANLALAYAADHFEVKAAILLSPGLNYFGLRTDDVMVEYHRPLALITTKDDPSYPDAQKLIKEPGVQRANLWYQEFETGGHGVKIFEAHTELTGQIAEWMEKQIQ, from the coding sequence ATGTCAGAGTTATCTCTAAAAACCATTGACGATACAACGATTTTCGGAGATTGGCATCAGGTGCCGGGAAGTTCAAAAGCCGCACTTCTTCTCCACCAGCGCGGACGCGACCATGCGATGTGGAAAGATTTTTGCGGAACACTTGAAAAGAAAGGATGGAACACGCTTGCTATTGACCTTCGAGGGCACGGTAAGAGCGGAGGGTTTGGCAAGAAAAAAGACCTGAAATTCGATCAGTTTGAAGACTACCACACGATGTATTATGACATTACGGCCGCGATGGATTTTCTAAAACGAGAAACGCCGAACGGGAAATTTGTGGTCGTGGGTAGTTCCATAGGTGCAAATCTCGCACTTGCCTATGCCGCGGACCATTTTGAGGTAAAAGCCGCCATACTCCTCTCCCCCGGACTTAATTACTTTGGGTTGCGGACGGATGACGTTATGGTAGAATACCATCGTCCACTGGCTCTCATCACCACAAAAGATGACCCGTCGTATCCTGACGCGCAAAAACTCATCAAAGAACCCGGCGTGCAACGTGCAAATCTCTGGTATCAAGAGTTTGAAACCGGAGGACATGGCGTAAAAATCTTTGAAGCACATACCGAACTTACGGGGCAGATAGCGGAGTGGATGGAAAAACAAATTCAATAA
- a CDS encoding 4Fe-4S binding protein yields MSYLKIPILFIKSFALAVQSSFRKPWTIQYPKDRPKIPHGYRGREVVNHETCISCARCMMVCPVEAIDMYHPESKTIANTPDEIAKLPPGAVGKRRPGVDLSRCIFCGYCEEICPTTPKSISLKEIYELAETEYSKMKHPSTDLDPHWVEGNSEVTLP; encoded by the coding sequence ATGTCCTACCTCAAAATCCCCATTCTTTTCATAAAATCCTTCGCGCTTGCGGTGCAAAGTTCCTTTCGTAAACCCTGGACCATTCAGTATCCTAAGGATCGGCCGAAAATCCCTCATGGATACCGGGGGAGGGAAGTGGTGAACCACGAGACGTGCATTTCCTGCGCCAGATGCATGATGGTCTGTCCCGTGGAAGCCATAGACATGTATCACCCGGAGTCAAAAACCATCGCGAATACTCCCGATGAGATAGCAAAGCTCCCCCCTGGAGCTGTCGGCAAGCGACGTCCGGGAGTGGATCTGTCGCGCTGTATCTTCTGCGGCTATTGCGAGGAGATATGCCCCACAACCCCAAAATCTATTTCGCTCAAGGAGATATATGAACTTGCCGAAACCGAATACAGCAAAATGAAGCACCCCTCCACCGACCTTGACCCGCATTGGGTTGAAGGTAATTCAGAAGTGACACTCCCGTAA
- the nuoK gene encoding NADH-quinone oxidoreductase subunit NuoK: protein MSYILLSLTLFAFGAYGVLVSKHLLKIFIFLEVMTAAANLLIAAFAAYNRINAVLGQALIVIVWTVSVANAVVFVALAIYLWKKYGTVNVDDLRELKN from the coding sequence ATGTCTTACATACTCCTATCGCTAACGCTCTTTGCGTTCGGAGCATACGGAGTTTTGGTTTCCAAACACCTTCTTAAAATATTTATTTTTTTGGAAGTGATGACCGCCGCGGCAAATCTGCTTATTGCGGCGTTTGCTGCCTACAATCGTATTAATGCCGTGTTGGGGCAAGCGCTGATTGTCATAGTGTGGACGGTATCTGTCGCAAACGCGGTGGTATTCGTAGCGCTTGCCATTTACCTCTGGAAAAAATACGGGACGGTCAATGTTGACGACCTGCGGGAGTTAAAAAACTAG
- a CDS encoding ferredoxin encodes MAKITKLKVDRALCIGAASCVAIYPDVFSLDAENKAVLPKKSGPTSDLTDVSELNVAAIDDGNLLLAAQSCPTKAIFLYDETGKQVYPEA; translated from the coding sequence ATGGCAAAAATAACAAAACTGAAAGTAGACCGGGCGCTGTGCATCGGCGCGGCAAGCTGTGTGGCAATATATCCGGACGTGTTCTCGTTGGATGCGGAGAATAAGGCCGTGCTTCCCAAAAAGAGCGGTCCCACATCCGATCTTACCGATGTATCAGAGCTTAACGTGGCCGCCATCGATGACGGCAACCTGCTTCTTGCGGCCCAATCCTGCCCCACCAAGGCTATATTTCTGTACGACGAGACGGGGAAGCAGGTGTATCCGGAAGCATAA
- a CDS encoding NADH-quinone oxidoreductase subunit N, producing MITFLPIPIGAVLILLLHLLRMPKRWFLGVFYGALTFAFVTNVAEWGSGVREIGQIFRIDDFTRFFALLFIFVIFLAALSLNSQVPTHRSTAEDNAIILSLLLLASFAMTLVASSTSVISLFLSMEFLAIAFYELVALKKDIIGMEAAIKFFVVGVFSSLLFLLGAGFYYGALGTTDFSALAGASYTPFLVSSLVLMLAGIGFKMSLFPLNLWLPDVYEGAPSPITAILAGAAKKAGFAAYMRFLTPLMLPALRFKYFSLESMASTSWHTLIALIAASTMLFGAIAAVLQQNVKRLIAYSIISHAGFIAIGLAAGTRLGYTAAFLHICIHALMALGTFLMISILEEKGLRTLDDYNGLAKRNSLFAFTFTLFLASLTGIPPLAGFFSKFLLWTSAVNAGMTWLVVVAVTTSLISSYFYFIVLRRIYGYEASEKALSLQLTTPQIVSIALPAVLIVLFGLFPNRLLNLISTLL from the coding sequence GTGATTACCTTTCTTCCCATTCCCATAGGCGCAGTCCTTATTCTTCTCTTGCATCTTTTGCGCATGCCGAAGCGCTGGTTTTTAGGCGTTTTTTACGGGGCGCTTACTTTTGCATTCGTAACCAATGTCGCGGAGTGGGGAAGTGGAGTGCGCGAAATAGGCCAGATATTCAGGATAGATGATTTTACAAGGTTTTTTGCCCTACTATTTATTTTTGTTATTTTTCTTGCCGCACTCTCACTGAACTCTCAAGTGCCGACGCATCGAAGTACGGCAGAAGACAACGCCATCATCCTGTCGCTTCTGCTCCTTGCTTCTTTCGCCATGACACTTGTCGCTTCCTCAACGAGCGTCATTTCGCTTTTCCTCTCTATGGAGTTTCTTGCCATCGCATTCTATGAACTCGTAGCATTAAAAAAAGATATAATCGGCATGGAGGCGGCAATAAAGTTTTTCGTGGTCGGCGTATTTTCTTCCCTGCTTTTTTTGCTCGGAGCAGGGTTCTATTATGGAGCTCTGGGTACAACGGATTTTTCGGCACTGGCCGGGGCATCCTATACGCCATTTCTTGTCTCCTCTCTCGTACTCATGCTTGCCGGTATCGGGTTCAAAATGAGCCTTTTCCCGCTCAATTTATGGCTCCCTGACGTGTATGAGGGGGCACCAAGCCCCATTACTGCCATTCTTGCGGGAGCCGCTAAAAAGGCCGGTTTTGCTGCCTACATGAGGTTTTTAACCCCCTTAATGCTTCCTGCGCTCCGATTCAAGTATTTCTCTTTGGAAAGCATGGCATCCACTTCTTGGCACACGCTCATAGCTCTTATTGCCGCCTCCACAATGCTTTTTGGAGCTATCGCGGCGGTCTTGCAGCAGAATGTGAAACGACTTATTGCCTATTCCATCATTTCCCATGCCGGTTTTATCGCGATAGGACTTGCGGCCGGGACCAGACTTGGATACACGGCGGCTTTTCTGCACATCTGTATCCATGCATTGATGGCTCTCGGCACATTCTTAATGATCTCAATACTCGAAGAGAAAGGTCTTCGCACGCTCGATGACTACAACGGCCTTGCAAAACGGAATTCCTTATTTGCGTTTACGTTCACCCTGTTTCTTGCCTCACTTACCGGTATACCGCCACTTGCGGGGTTTTTTTCCAAGTTCCTGCTTTGGACAAGCGCGGTGAATGCCGGCATGACATGGCTTGTTGTCGTTGCCGTTACAACCTCATTAATCTCCTCCTATTTCTATTTCATTGTTCTCCGACGCATATACGGATACGAAGCTTCGGAAAAGGCCCTATCCTTGCAGCTGACTACGCCGCAAATCGTCTCCATCGCGCTCCCCGCAGTGCTCATTGTACTCTTTGGACTTTTTCCTAACAGGTTACTGAATCTTATTAGTACATTGCTCTAG
- a CDS encoding NADH-quinone oxidoreductase subunit M, translating to MLPLLIAVPFLGAGIIFVAPRASAKRIATAFASLMFAGGLLTLPLFHLGQKGFQFLSAWDWIPSIGISFKVGVDGLSYPLVLLTLFLGFIVTLLPFPHVPEGVERKERAYWGILLLLIGVIVGVFVSLDLFVFYIFWELVLVFMFFLIMLWGGENRRYAGMKFFIYTQAASLIMLVGIIALYLYAGMHTFDLTQLANASLPFRLQYMIMWAFLISFFVKIPAVPFHTWLPDAHVEAPTAGSVLLAGVLLKMGAYGILRIPGTITPDALHSIAWGLGIFAFISIVYGALVSLAQDNIKRLIAYSSVNHMGYALLGIAAFTPLAYQGAVYVMVSHGVLAGLLFALAGAIHDKTGTFSIARLKGLMEKMPRLSWIFVIAALGSMGVPAMSGFVSEFMVFAGSYSVYGGLLLIPLLGGVVITAGYFLWTLERVFFGASTPEWGSLVDITRRMAVPFVVLAAVSLFLGLYPTWLLSIVQASRFF from the coding sequence ATGCTCCCACTCCTTATAGCAGTACCATTTCTTGGCGCCGGCATCATATTCGTAGCGCCCCGCGCATCGGCAAAGCGCATTGCGACGGCCTTCGCATCGCTCATGTTTGCGGGCGGCCTTTTGACTTTGCCGCTTTTCCATCTTGGCCAAAAAGGCTTTCAGTTTTTAAGCGCGTGGGACTGGATTCCTTCGATCGGCATTTCATTTAAAGTCGGCGTGGATGGCTTAAGCTACCCCCTGGTGCTCCTTACTCTATTTCTTGGATTCATCGTAACCCTTTTGCCATTTCCTCATGTCCCGGAAGGCGTCGAGCGCAAAGAGCGGGCATACTGGGGAATCTTGCTTCTGCTCATTGGGGTCATCGTCGGGGTTTTCGTCTCGCTTGATCTTTTTGTCTTTTATATCTTTTGGGAGCTTGTGCTGGTATTCATGTTTTTCCTCATCATGCTTTGGGGAGGGGAGAATCGCCGGTATGCCGGTATGAAGTTTTTCATCTACACGCAGGCGGCATCCCTCATCATGCTTGTGGGGATCATCGCGCTTTATTTGTATGCGGGCATGCATACGTTCGATCTTACACAACTTGCGAATGCATCGCTTCCATTCCGTCTGCAATACATGATCATGTGGGCATTTCTCATCTCATTCTTTGTTAAAATACCGGCGGTGCCATTCCATACGTGGCTTCCCGATGCGCACGTTGAAGCACCCACGGCAGGCTCGGTTTTGCTCGCCGGCGTGCTTTTAAAAATGGGGGCATACGGCATTCTTCGAATTCCTGGCACGATAACCCCCGATGCCCTGCACTCTATTGCCTGGGGACTCGGGATATTCGCCTTCATCTCTATCGTATATGGAGCGCTGGTTTCGCTTGCGCAAGATAACATAAAGCGGCTCATTGCTTATTCAAGCGTCAATCACATGGGATATGCGCTTTTGGGCATCGCCGCCTTCACTCCGCTTGCCTATCAAGGCGCGGTGTATGTGATGGTGAGCCACGGAGTGCTTGCAGGACTTCTCTTTGCCCTTGCCGGAGCCATTCATGACAAGACAGGCACCTTCTCTATTGCGCGCCTCAAGGGTCTTATGGAAAAAATGCCGCGACTCTCATGGATATTCGTCATAGCGGCGCTTGGTTCCATGGGAGTGCCCGCGATGTCCGGTTTTGTCTCGGAATTCATGGTCTTTGCCGGCTCCTACTCCGTGTACGGAGGATTATTGCTGATACCTCTTTTGGGCGGCGTTGTGATAACCGCGGGATATTTTTTGTGGACACTTGAACGCGTATTTTTTGGCGCGTCAACGCCGGAGTGGGGGAGTCTTGTCGATATAACCCGACGCATGGCCGTACCATTTGTCGTGCTCGCTGCCGTATCGTTGTTTCTCGGTCTTTATCCGACATGGCTGCTTTCCATAGTTCAAGCTTCTAGATTTTTCTAA
- a CDS encoding NADH-quinone oxidoreductase subunit L: MIFIFLTIFSYFAAFLVIFALGRRKNAYADKIALAASAISLAAFFVMLFVPSLQGEFIFASYRISAIEFDFGFLTDKLALLMGGIVSFVTTLVLLYSRDYMRQDPEKGRFFALLCFFAGSMLGIVYSVSFVQLFIFWELVGLSSYFLIGFWWKDPAVSSSARKVFTTIVVGDVLLLLGFLILGSAFGTFTFSEILQEHLHVALPATGVFLVLLGAFTKSAQLPFTMWLPWAMEGPTPVSALLHSATMVKAGVFLIARILPLVFAAHLTGFVVVFALLTVFVASLAALVEEDIKRILAYSTISQLGFIALGLGLGAYGASLFHLFNDAFYKALLFLGAGVIIHAGGSRNIFELKQLHWAREKTFLLLTIIGVLGLSGLPPFNGFFSKDLIIDAAKESGNLGLFVLTLVAAFLSALYISRWIFLILRNVSKKEEGVGPERGNFSWSTKIPMGMLALGVLMTGWFSKQFFSWVGGGEPSYHLPLSLLSILLVSAAFCISYLAYFEKVISPDRLALLCSGVYRLFRAKFGLPWFYGILGRFFYALGQALGEFDRYVIDSALHGVAFVGRGVSAFCFMLDRKLLNGALELTVRAVTKLCFGSYAFDMSYVDRIVRSFYDILAASSGFSRRIISGSIASYVAALLIAVIFSVLFLNGVLAK; this comes from the coding sequence TTGATTTTCATTTTTCTCACCATCTTTTCATACTTCGCGGCGTTTCTTGTGATCTTTGCCCTCGGTAGGCGCAAAAACGCATACGCGGACAAGATCGCCCTTGCCGCTTCGGCAATAAGCCTTGCGGCGTTCTTCGTTATGCTGTTTGTGCCCTCGCTACAAGGTGAATTTATATTTGCGTCATACCGTATTTCTGCCATAGAATTCGACTTCGGGTTTTTAACAGACAAGCTTGCACTTCTCATGGGCGGCATCGTATCGTTCGTGACCACGCTTGTGCTTCTCTATTCGCGCGACTACATGCGCCAGGACCCCGAGAAGGGAAGATTTTTTGCGCTTCTTTGCTTTTTTGCCGGCTCCATGCTGGGCATCGTCTATTCCGTGTCATTCGTACAGCTTTTCATTTTTTGGGAGCTTGTGGGACTTTCCAGTTATTTCCTCATCGGATTCTGGTGGAAGGACCCCGCGGTCTCGTCATCGGCCCGGAAAGTATTTACCACCATCGTCGTAGGCGATGTGCTGTTACTGCTTGGTTTTTTGATACTCGGTAGTGCGTTTGGCACTTTCACCTTCAGTGAGATACTTCAGGAGCACCTTCATGTAGCGTTACCAGCGACTGGTGTCTTTTTGGTATTGCTGGGCGCATTTACCAAGTCTGCCCAACTTCCCTTCACCATGTGGCTTCCGTGGGCTATGGAAGGGCCAACGCCCGTAAGTGCGCTTTTGCATTCCGCCACGATGGTAAAGGCCGGAGTATTTCTGATCGCGCGTATCTTGCCGCTTGTTTTTGCGGCGCATTTAACCGGGTTTGTTGTCGTGTTTGCGTTGCTTACCGTTTTTGTCGCATCTTTGGCGGCGCTTGTCGAAGAAGATATCAAGCGAATCCTTGCGTATTCCACCATAAGCCAGCTTGGTTTCATTGCGCTCGGTCTTGGTCTTGGTGCATACGGAGCCTCTCTCTTTCACTTGTTCAACGACGCATTCTACAAGGCCCTTCTCTTCTTGGGAGCGGGAGTTATTATCCACGCAGGCGGATCGCGGAACATTTTTGAATTAAAACAGCTACATTGGGCTCGGGAAAAGACATTTTTACTGCTTACCATTATTGGCGTACTGGGACTTTCCGGTCTCCCGCCGTTCAATGGATTTTTCTCAAAGGACCTCATTATTGATGCCGCAAAAGAATCCGGCAACTTGGGTCTTTTTGTCCTCACGCTTGTTGCCGCGTTCCTTTCGGCTCTTTATATCTCGCGCTGGATATTTCTGATTCTGCGGAATGTTTCAAAAAAAGAGGAAGGAGTGGGGCCGGAGCGCGGAAATTTTTCATGGAGTACAAAAATTCCCATGGGAATGTTGGCTTTAGGAGTTTTAATGACCGGGTGGTTCTCCAAGCAATTTTTCTCATGGGTAGGTGGCGGTGAACCGTCCTACCATTTGCCACTGAGCCTGCTGTCGATACTGCTTGTTTCCGCGGCATTTTGTATTTCCTATCTGGCGTACTTCGAGAAAGTGATTTCTCCCGACAGACTGGCTCTATTATGTTCCGGGGTATATCGGCTGTTTCGCGCGAAATTCGGATTACCTTGGTTTTACGGAATTCTCGGAAGATTTTTTTATGCGCTTGGACAGGCGCTGGGAGAATTTGATAGATATGTCATTGATAGCGCACTGCATGGCGTGGCATTCGTAGGAAGGGGCGTCTCAGCCTTTTGTTTCATGCTTGACAGAAAGCTTTTGAACGGCGCATTGGAGCTTACGGTGCGAGCGGTGACAAAACTCTGTTTTGGTTCATATGCGTTCGATATGTCGTATGTAGATAGGATCGTGAGAAGTTTTTACGATATTCTCGCCGCATCCTCCGGATTTTCCAGAAGGATTATCTCCGGATCCATAGCAAGCTATGTTGCCGCGCTGCTCATTGCCGTTATTTTTTCGGTTCTTTTTCTGAACGGAGTCCTTGCAAAATAA
- a CDS encoding NADH-quinone oxidoreductase subunit J — METFTFYIFSLFAVASLWMLLRARQIVHAIAWFAVFLIITAIFFGLLRAPFLALGQLIIFTGGMIAILLIGISFSGMDSQIGELRITNYELRKNHGWYKILSLFFLLTLFISLKLFFAKNALELPASGLAFQLFGTYWPLIAVILLMFLSALLSAVYFLKKED; from the coding sequence ATGGAAACTTTCACTTTCTATATCTTCTCCCTATTCGCCGTTGCTTCACTTTGGATGCTACTTCGCGCGCGGCAGATCGTGCATGCCATCGCATGGTTTGCGGTGTTTCTTATTATTACCGCAATTTTCTTTGGGCTTTTACGCGCACCGTTTTTGGCGCTGGGACAACTCATTATCTTCACCGGTGGTATGATCGCGATACTGCTTATCGGAATATCGTTTTCGGGGATGGATTCGCAAATCGGCGAATTACGAATTACGAATTACGAATTACGAAAAAATCATGGGTGGTACAAGATATTAAGCCTGTTTTTTCTTCTAACGCTGTTTATTTCCTTAAAGCTCTTTTTTGCAAAAAACGCTTTGGAATTACCGGCAAGCGGTCTTGCTTTTCAGCTTTTCGGAACCTACTGGCCGCTTATCGCCGTTATCTTATTGATGTTTCTTTCCGCGCTGCTCTCGGCGGTATACTTCCTTAAGAAAGAGGACTAA